A stretch of DNA from Gasterosteus aculeatus chromosome 7, fGasAcu3.hap1.1, whole genome shotgun sequence:
TTTAGTCAACCTGCTGCCAAATCTCGGTTTTAAGCTACATTTCATGTTAGTTTAGTTGAAACATTTTAGCAACTGTTGCACCTTTTGATTTTTGGATTAAAGTTTTAAAGTTGAGTATTTGTGTCCTTCTCAGTGTTGTAATATGTAAACGCTGTTACGTATTTATACAAACAATACGCCTTTAAATGCAATATGTAcagtttttttactgtaaataaaatgCCTTTTTATAACGTGTTTGGagagtttttctttcttctgcgtTCTGTTGTGCAGCTGCAGGCCACTAATCAAGGCTGATGGGTTGCAGGTGTGTTCCTCCTGTGCTCCTGTTGACAGTCAAATTaggaaaccaaagcaggaggGGCCGTTTTCAACGCGCCACCATGATGCCGCTCGCCTCTCTGACCGTGACCTTTCTTCCTCTGTGCATCCTGTCTTCGTTAGCGACCGTCCGGGGCCACACTTACCTGACCGAACCGCTTTTTCTGCCCTTCTCCGACCTGGCCGCCCTCGGGGGAGACTCCCTGCAGTGGCCCAACGCGCCCCCCGTGGGGGATCACAAGATCAAGACCTTCGCGGTGAACTGTGACCAGGACGGCGTGGAGGTCGTGATGGAAGCGCGCCTGCTGGACCCGGCCGTGCCCGTGGAGCCCGGGCGCCTGAGGCTCGGGCCCGTCGGTGCCGCGCGGGATCCCCGCTGCGCGGCCACAGTCGCTGGAAACGGGGATTACGTCATCAcggcgcctctggcggcgtgcGGCAGCGCAGTGACGGTCGGTGAGACTTAATAATcaacattattaaaaaacaGGACCCTCTTCGGCAGCTTGGTGGCTCCTTAATGCCGCCACCTTGTGGCCTAGAAGTGATGGTGCTCTGTGTGTCCTGCAGTCCATCCACAGTGCGGTGCTCTACAACAACTTCCTGCAgtactctcctcctcctccacctccacccacgtCCCCCGGGGACCAGTTGCAAGCAGAAGGAGTCTCTATTCCGGTGGTGTGTGAATACAGAAGGTGCAGTCACACTCAAATATAAGCAGGATGACAGAGTCCACTCGTATCGTATTATTTTCCAATTGAACTGTGTAGGACGAGTCAGCACCCCGAGCTTTACTTGGATTCATTTATTTCCGGGTAGATGTTGAGCCCCCCTCTACCTTGCAGGAGGTACCCGGTGAGTAGCCCGGCCCTGAAACCAACGTGGATTCCCCCGATCTCCGGCCAATCAACACATCTGCTCATGGGCTTC
This window harbors:
- the LOC120822872 gene encoding zona pellucida sperm-binding protein 3 isoform X1, translating into MGCRCVPPVLLLTVKLGNQSRRGRFQRATMMPLASLTVTFLPLCILSSLATVRGHTYLTEPLFLPFSDLAALGGDSLQWPNAPPVGDHKIKTFAVNCDQDGVEVVMEARLLDPAVPVEPGRLRLGPVGAARDPRCAATVAGNGDYVITAPLAACGSAVTSIHSAVLYNNFLQYSPPPPPPPTSPGDQLQAEGVSIPVVCEYRRRYPVSSPALKPTWIPPISGQSTHLLMGFHLRLMTNDWSRERKSSAYFLGEVVNVEASVDHHHLPLRLYADSCVATLTSDVNSHPRHPFIDRHGCFTDSQLDGSSSRFLPRVQDELLHIQLEPFLFRQDHRHTIYITCYLEAEPSSNKPPGKKACWFDGGRWRSADGDDHVCGSCGAVKETNHIRGAKSNRKRALRSNTEPRPTGTTSPTTQYQQQYRTLCGGDGLSGQMIKFHFFCPCRAPPNHFGSNNISSI
- the LOC120822872 gene encoding zona pellucida sperm-binding protein 3 isoform X2; the encoded protein is MGCRCVPPVLLLTVKLGNQSRRGRFQRATMMPLASLTVTFLPLCILSSLATVRGHTYLTEPLFLPFSDLAALGGDSLQWPNAPPVGDHKIKTFAVNCDQDGVEVVMEARLLDPAVPVEPGRLRLGPVGAARDPRCAATVAGNGDYVITAPLAACGSAVTSIHSAVLYNNFLQYSPPPPPPPTSPGDQLQAEGVSIPVVCEYRRRYPVSSPALKPTWIPPISGQSTHLLMGFHLRLMTNDWSRERKSSAYFLGEVVNVEASVDHHHLPLRLYADSCVATLTSDVNSHPRHPFIDRHGCFTDSQLDGSSSRFLPRVQDELLHIQLEPFLFRQDHRHTIYITCYLEAEPSSNKPPGKKACWFDGGRWRSADGDDHVCGSCGAVKETNHIRGAKSNRKRALRSNTEPRPTGLHQTILGPIIFLPFKIPTSVLK